The Mariluticola halotolerans nucleotide sequence GCACATAGGCCTCGGCCTTTTTGGCCGTGGTGCGCGGATCGCGGTTATAGGGTTGGTATGTAGCCGGCTCGAGAATGTCGCAGTTGATCGCCAGGGTGGACTGACCGAAGAACGGGTCCATGTAAGCGCTGCTTGTATCGGGCATCAGAACCATGTCGGATTCATTGATGGCTTTCCAGCCGCCGATGGAGGAGCCGTCAAACATGACGCCTTCCTCGAACATGTCTTCATCAACAACGGACTGGTCCATTGTGACGTGCTGCAGCTTGCCACGCGGGTCGGTGAAGCGCAGGTCGACGAACTTGATGTTCTCGTCTTTGATTTTCTTTAGCAGATCGCTAACAGAGCTCATTATTTGATCCTTAGTTACCTAGACTCTGATTGACATGATGGAACGTGTTGGCCAACGCGACATTAAAGCGCGTCGTTGCCGCTTTCGCCTGTGCGAATACGTATGGCCTGTTCGATCGGGTAGACAAAGATTTTGCCGTCGCCGATGCGGCCTGTCTGGGCGGCATTGCGAATGGCTTCGATGGCCTTTTCCGCCAGATCGTCCGGGCACACAACTTCGACTTTCACCTTTGGGAGAAAATCGACAACATATTCCGCGCCCC carries:
- a CDS encoding P-II family nitrogen regulator, producing MKKIEAIVKPFKLDEVKEALQEVGLQGITVTEAKGFGRQKGHTELYRGAEYVVDFLPKVKVEVVCPDDLAEKAIEAIRNAAQTGRIGDGKIFVYPIEQAIRIRTGESGNDAL